Proteins encoded within one genomic window of Flavobacterium sp. NG2:
- a CDS encoding NADH:ubiquinone reductase (Na(+)-transporting) subunit D, with amino-acid sequence MSKETIAVPAKTKKVKEPLFSQKNKRLLYDPLNDNNPITVQVLGICSALAVTVKMKPSIVMALAVIVVCAFSNVIISIIRNIIPNRIRIIVQLTVVAAMVILVDQFLKAFVFDVSKQLSVFVGLIITNCIIMGRLEAFAMSNKPWPAFLDGIGNGFGYGLILVIVSMIRELFGSGELMGFRVIPESVYAMGYFNNSLVIMPPMALIVVGILIWVQRSRNQKLIESK; translated from the coding sequence ATGAGCAAAGAAACCATCGCAGTTCCTGCAAAAACTAAAAAAGTAAAAGAACCTTTGTTTTCGCAAAAAAACAAAAGACTTTTATACGACCCATTGAATGACAATAATCCCATAACGGTCCAAGTATTGGGGATTTGCTCTGCATTGGCAGTTACAGTAAAAATGAAGCCGTCGATTGTAATGGCACTAGCAGTAATAGTAGTTTGTGCTTTTTCAAATGTTATAATTTCTATTATCAGAAACATAATTCCAAACCGTATCCGAATTATTGTCCAACTTACTGTTGTTGCTGCCATGGTAATTTTAGTAGATCAATTTTTAAAGGCTTTTGTATTCGATGTCAGTAAGCAACTGTCTGTTTTTGTTGGATTAATCATCACTAACTGTATTATCATGGGACGCTTAGAAGCTTTTGCCATGTCAAACAAACCTTGGCCTGCTTTCTTAGATGGAATCGGTAACGGATTTGGCTACGGTTTGATTTTGGTAATCGTCTCGATGATACGAGAATTATTTGGTTCAGGCGAATTAATGGGCTTTCGGGTGATACCTGAATCAGTTTATGCTATGGGATATTTCAACAATAGCCTTGTTATCATGCCTCCTATGGCGTTAATCGTTGTGGGGATTTTAATCTGGGTGCAAAGAAGCCGAAACCAAAAACTAATTGAGTCGAAGTAA